Below is a window of Pseudomonadota bacterium DNA.
GAGACGGCAATGATCCTCCCGCCGTGAGGCATCAGCGGCATTGCCTTCTGGGCGAGGGTCAGAAGAGAACGGGCATTGATATCCATCGCCCAGTTCCAGTGGCGTCCGGTCAGCTCCATGACCGGTTTCAACACCCCGGAAGCGGCGTTGCTGATCAGAAAATCAAGCCGCCCGAACTGACTGCTGATCTGCTCGAACATCATATCCACATCTTCATCATTGGCAACGTTTGCCTTGACCACCAGACAACGCGCCCCTTTCCCTTTGATCAGGGCCGCCGTCTCCTCGGCATCACCCCGGTGCCTGATATAGTTGACGACAATATCAACCCCGTTTTCGGCAAGCCTCGTCACAATGGCCTTGCCTATTCCCCGGGAACTCCCGGTCACCAGCGCCACTTTTCCTTTCAGATTGAACAGCATTGTTTTCAGCTCCTTGCCAATGGCTCGATAAATGGCCAGTCATTATTTGAAAGATTTGCATTTTAAAAGAGTGCAAGAATATCTGTAAATCCGGCAGTTGTAAAGAGTCAGTCTGCAAGAATCACTTTACCGGTCATTGAATCCGGCAACAATTCGTCGACACCCGGAAACGGCCATCCGCAATGGATGAAAGGTCACCGGCTTCAGCGTGTCCGGCAGCTGAAAGTCATCCACCGTCAACTCCGGTGGTCTGCGCAGCGGATAGGTGATGTTTTCCAGATCTGTCCCCGGCAGGCCCCGGCGAATATGCTCCTGCATCAGGATCGACCGCTCCGGATCAGCGCCGATAATCTCCAGCAATGCGGTGTCGAGCGCCACCGGATCAAACGTTGCCCCGACAATTCCAAGGGGATAGGGTTCTCCCCGCATCGGCCCCGCCTTGTGCATGGCGGTGATCCCGTCAACAATCGTGAATGATCCGGGAAAAAGCTCGGGCAGATCGGCCAGAAGGGACTCGAACCGGTTCCCGATATCGCCGTGGACCGCATGGTGCAGGGCCTTCCGCCAGCCGCAGACCACCCCGAAATAGTTCTTCACCGCCAGACTTACATACAACTGGCTGTGCGCCTTTACTTTCGGGAGATTGATCAGAAGATC
It encodes the following:
- the fabL gene encoding enoyl-[acyl-carrier-protein] reductase FabL, which encodes MKGKVALVTGSSRGIGKAIVTRLAENGVDIVVNYIRHRGDAEETAALIKGKGARCLVVKANVANDEDVDMMFEQISSQFGRLDFLISNAASGVLKPVMELTGRHWNWAMDINARSLLTLAQKAMPLMPHGGRIIAVSSLGAVRAVENYTAVGASKAALESLVRHLAVELGPKGILVNTISAGAVDTEALKKFPNREQILGTARERTPVGRLTTPDDVADVALFLCSHLADMIHGQTVVVDGGYSIRA
- a CDS encoding DUF362 domain-containing protein gives rise to the protein MTMREKRIPVALASCLDYQAVHLADAVDRVVSSAGFRLSRGSVVLLKPNLVAAGSTNHLACTSAHFVAAVAQWFLDHGAKVRVGDSPAFGSARMVMKATGMTEALSHLDVKVVNFSRGIKTALPCGFSVPIAAEALDCDLLINLPKVKAHSQLYVSLAVKNYFGVVCGWRKALHHAVHGDIGNRFESLLADLPELFPGSFTIVDGITAMHKAGPMRGEPYPLGIVGATFDPVALDTALLEIIGADPERSILMQEHIRRGLPGTDLENITYPLRRPPELTVDDFQLPDTLKPVTFHPLRMAVSGCRRIVAGFNDR